In Ureibacillus thermophilus, the genomic stretch CTCTTGAAGAAGGTCAAAAAGTGGAATTTCAAGTGGTTGAAGGTAACCGCGGACCACAAGCTGCTAACGTAGTTAAATTATAATTTGAACCTAAGCTAATTAAACGGGGCTTCCTTTGGGAGGCCTCTTTTTGTTATGAAAAAAACAGTGAGGAACAAAAATCCCACTGTTTTTTCATATTATTGCGCCGTATAGCCAGCATCTAAAACGATGGATTGCCCAGTGATGCCTTTAGCCGCATCGCTTGCAAGGAAAAAGGCAAGGGAGGCAATTTCCTGGGGAGAAATCAGCCGTTTTTGCGGCACTAAAGGATAAAGCACTTCTTCCAACACATTTTCAACGGGAATATTACGGGTTTTGGCTAGATCTTCAAATTGCCCCCGCACTAATTCCGTATCTACATAACCAGGACAGAGCGCATTTACTGTAATAGGGTAGGATGCTGTTTCGAGCGCTGCTACTTTTGTTAAGCCGATGACACCGTGTTTGGCGGCGTTGTAGGCTGATTTTCCAGCAAATCCAATCAAACCGTTGATCGATGCAATATTAATAATTCGGCCAAAGCCATTTTTCTTCATGTGTGGAATTGTATATTTCATTGTAAGAAATGGAGCCGTCAGCATAATTTTAATCATCAATTCAAATTTTTCAGTAGGAAAGTCTTCAATGAATGCCACATGCTGAATGCCTGCATTATTGATTAATATGTCAACAGATCCGTATTTTTCCACGGTTAAATCAATGGCTCGTTTGATTTGCTCTTCACTTGTCACATCGCAAACTACGCTGGATGCATGATGGGGCAATTTTTTCAAAGCTTCATCCAGTTTTTCTTGGTGAATATCAGAAATAACGACATTTGCTCCCGCTTCAAGAAAAGCTTTAGCAATGGAAAAGCCAATCCCTTGAGCACTTCCGGTTATAAATAGTGTTTTCCCTTTCATCTATAAGACCTCCGCAGTGATTTTATAATCCGAGTGTGAATAAGATAATGGCGAGTATGGTTCCTAGCAATGGGATGATGACGGTCAAAGCTCCCATGGCTGGATAAGCCTCTTTGTGGGTTTCTTTTGCAATGGCAGTAATGGTTGTGACAACATATCCGCTATGTGGCAACGTATCCAAGGAACCTGAAGCAATGGCTACAACACGGTGCAATTGTTCTGGTTGGACGCCCATATCTAAATAATGGGGTGCAATTAAAGGTAAAGCGATGGATTGTCCCCCAGATGAGGAACCTGTTAAACCAGCTAATACTGCAACCGCAATGGCGCCGCCAATCAGCGGATTGCCCGGAATATTTGTCATATAATCAACGGTAGTTAAAAATGCTTCTGTTTGCTTCACTACGCCGCCATATCCGACAACAGCCGCGGTATTAGCAATAGCAATCATGGCACCCATTGCACCGTCAGCAATTGCTTTTTCGCGATTTTGCATATATTTGAAACTGATGAGATAAGTCGTAATGATTCCGCCGAGCAAAGCAATGATTAATGCAGATGTTCCTAAAGAATCGTGGAAAATAAATGAAAATCCTAATACCACTACCAATGGTAATAAACTAAGTAAAGGGCTTGGAAGCGGACGATGTACTGTTTGGTCGATTTGATCGGATAACTTTTCAACAAAGGTTTCTCCCCGAGCGATTGCCCGATGAATCATCCACTTTAACCAGAAGTAGCCTGCTACAGCCATAAAAATGGCAACAATTAGACTGACTTCCCAACCTGCATAAGGTGTCGTTCCTAAATATTGAATAGGAATCCAGTTTTGAATTTCCGGCGAACCAGCTGAAGTCATAGTGAAGGTAACAGAACCTAAGGCAAGAGTGGCAGGAATAAATCGTCTAGGAAGATTAGCTGCTTTAAATAAACTTAATGCCATCGGGAAGACTGAAAAGGCAACGATAAATAAACTAACTCCTCCATATGTTAAAACAGCGCAGGCAACAATGACCGCAAGAATCGCATGTTTCGCACCGATTTTTTCGATAATCCATTTGGATACACTATCGGCAGCACCGCTATCTTCCATCACTTTTCCGAAAATTGCCCCCGCTAAAAACATCAACCACCAGGAACCAATTAATCCTGTAAAGCCGCCCATATAGCTTGTAATAAAATCAGGTGAACCTTCAGATGCTAATTGCGGAAAAATGGTTATCCCGCTAAAGATAGCCGCAATGAAGGCCGCAAAAGGGGCTGCAATGAGCAAGTTGACGCCTCTCATTGTTAAATAAATCATTAAAGCTAAGCTTCCCAACAATCCAATAAACCCAATAACCAAATAGTTCCCCCCTTTGATACTGAATAAGAGATTTCTATTGTATTTCAAAGATTTGTATTAGATTTCTATGTGGATGTAAATGAATTTATTCTTTTCAGTACTTCATTTCATATAAATTAGCAAAAAGTCTAATGGGGAAATGGCACCAGTAGTTCTTTTCTGATTGGTTGGAAAGAGAAGAGGATAATTATTCTATAGTTGTGATGGATTGTAATGCAGAAGTAACTGTATAGGTTTCCCCTTGATTGGTGTCCATGATTGATTCCGTCTTGATTTCTCCAAGACCTTCAACAAAATATTTTCGATTCACATAATTTTCTCCCTTTTCTTCAAGAACAATGGCCTTTTTAAAAGTTTTATAAGGGGTTTCAACAGTTGTATTCGTTTCTACAATTTTCCATTTACCAAAAGACGTACCTTTTTGAATCGGTGTTGCCAGATAGGTTTCGACAGGTTGAAGGTGTTCAAGCTCTTCTATTGTTGGAAAGGGTGTGTCGAAATCTATCGGTTCTTTGAAAATAATTTCGATTGCATCCTCTGTGATTTTGTAAATGGTCATTAATGAAACACCGCCATTATCAACAATCGTTCCCACAAATTGTTCATTTAACCAATTGGTTTTCTCCGTATAAGAAGCAAATTCGTTTCCATCGCCTAAAAAATTTGCAACTGTATTATCTGGCTTGAAAAAATTTTTTAAATCCACTTCATTTTGTTTTCCCGCTTCTTCTGTTATTGTTTCTTCCTTCCCTTTATCTGGCATATTTCCTTGTTCCTTTGATTGACAGCCAAATAATAGAACAAGAAGGCAGAGAATTGAGGAAAATGCCCGCATCGAGTTCATCTCCTTTCGATATTATTACTAATCATTCTATTAGGTGAAAGAAGGGCTTACATTTATTTTCAAATAATATTATTATGTAAACTTAAAGTGATAATATTGGAGTCAACGATTCAAAAGCAGGGGAATATAATATTTACAAAAAAGGCCGTTAAAAAGCTATAACTTTTTAAGCGGCCGGTAATCCAACAATTCAATTTATTATAAAAGTCCTTGTGCTTCTTTCCATTCTAAAAATTCATCGTACGTGCATTGTTTATCGATAATCGAACCATCTTCTTGAATTTCAATCACGCGGTTGGCAATGGTTTGAATGAATTGGTGGTCATGGGATGTGAAAATCATAGCCCCTTTAAAAGCGATTAAACCGTTGTTCAACGCTTGAATCGATTCCAAGTCCAAATGGTTTGTCGGTTCATCAAGAAGCAGTACGTTTGCGCCAGAAAGCATCATTTTGGCCAGCATGCATCGAACTTTTTCGCCTCCGGATAAAACAGAAGGGGATTTTTTTACTTCTTCGCCAGAAAATAGCATACGGCCTAAGAAACCGCGCAAAAAGGTTTCTGTTTGGTCTTCTGGTGAAAATTGACGGAGCCAATCAACAAGGGTTTTTTCTTCGCCCTCAAAGTATTTGGAGTTGTCCATAGGGAAGTAGGCTCTTGAAGTCGTGACGCCCCATTTAAACGTGCCTCCATCTGCTTGGCGTTCTTCCATCAAGATGTCAAGCAAAGCGGATTTTGCTAATGGGTTGCCAAGGAGCACAATTTTATCATCCCGGTTCATTATGAATCGGATATCTTTTAATAGAACATTATCATCTTGTATAGCTGTTAATCCATCTACAGATAAGCAGTCATTGCCGATTTCCCGGTTCATTTTGAAGTTAATGTATGGATATTTTCGGCTGGAAGGTTTAATATCTTCCAATTGGATTTTTTCCAGCATTTTTTTGCGGCTTGTTGCCTGCTTCGATTTTGATGCATTCGCTGAGAAACGAGCAATAAATTCTTGCAATTCTTTAATTTTTTCTTCTTTTTTCTTGTTTTGTTCCTGAGCCATTTTTAATGCAAGCTGGGAAGATTCATACCAGAAATCATAGTTTCCAACGTAAATTTGAATTTTTCCATAGTCCAAATCGGCAATATGGGTACATACTTTATTTAAAAAATGACGGTCGTGGGATACAACGATGACCGTATTTTCAAAATTGATTAAAAACTCTTCCAGCCAGCGAATCGCTTTTAAATCCAAGTGGTTTGTCGGCTCGTCTAAAAGCAGGATGTCTGGCTTTCCAAATAGAGCTTGGGCAAGCAATACTTTTACTTTATCGGATCCTTCCAAATCCGCCATTTTCATATAGTGTTTATCATCTGTGATTCCAAGACCATGTAATAGAGTGGCAGCTTCAGATTCTGCCTCCCAACCGTTCAATTCCGCAAATTCTGCTTCCAATTCTGCTGCACGCATGCCATCTTCATCGGTAAAATCTTCTTTCATATAGATGGCATCTTTTTCTTTCATCACATCATAAAGGCGTTTATGGCCCATAATGACCGTCTCTAACACCGTATATTCGTCATATTCGAAATGGTTTTGTTTTAATACGGCAATGCGTTGGTCTTTTCCAACAATCACTTGACCTTCCTGCGGTTCAATTTCTCCTGATAATATTTTAAGGAACGTGGATTTTCCCGCTCCGTTTGCTCCGATGAGACCATAACAATTTCCAGGTGTAAACTTGATATGAACATCTTCAAATAATTTTCGATCGCCATAACGAAGACCTACATTGCTTACTTGAATCATGTAAGTTCCTCCTTTTATTACTACTTCAATGTACTTTTACACATAATGCTCCAATTATATCAAGAAGTGAGGAGAAAAGCTATAAATGGTTGAAAGAATAAAATAAAAGTGGCTGTCCAGAAAGTCGAACACTTTCGGAAACAGCCTTACTTCTTATTAGTAAGTAATATTCTCTTAAAAAATTTGCTCCATTAAACGCGCCTCCTCGTCGCAATTATCTGCGGCTGTATGTCAATTAAATAAGTTTTTTTCTTCTAAACCATAGCGTTGCAATCCATTTTTCGCCTGTAACAACCGGAGCACCGCCATGTAATGTCAGTTCATTTAGCATTTGGTCATTGTAGAAGTATTCAAAGTAAACAGCCATTCCTTTTTTCGGAAACACTTTAAGGCCAAGTTTCGGAAAATACGTTTCACCGCCGTCTTCTACATCACTTAAATATAAAACAAAAGTGCAAATTCGGTTATTGCTCGCTGCTCGGCTCGTTTCTGCAAAATAATCGAAATGCTCTTTGTATTCTTGGCCTGGTTTATAGTTGATGACATGCAAACCTTCTGCATGTTCAACCGGGATGCCGACAATTGAAGCCACTCTTTTTTCAACCCTTTTTATGATTTCGTCATTCACATCTGTTAGAAAAGCTCCACTGCTTGTTCGAATATCGCTGACGATTTTATCAGCGCTGATTTTCGAACGTTCGAGGCGATTTTTAGACAATTCAATCAGCCGGTCGCATTCTTCTGCATCTAATACAGAATCCAACACAACAACTAGAGGCTGTTCATACTTAACAAGTACATCAATTTTCTTGTCCTCAGTTTTGATTTTATTTCCAGTGAAGTTGAAGAGATTTTGTTCCTTTGAAAGAGTATCAGCTATAAATGTCGTCAATGCTCATTCCTCCATTTAATGGGATTAAAAGGAATAAAAAGGAATTTATATTTACATCTAAATTTTACAATAAATTTTTAGATTAAGCACTACTAATGTGAAAAATAGTTGCTTAAAGTACGATATTAGCTAGGAATGAGCATTATTCTCTTTTATTTAATTGTGTTTCAGCGACACATCGGCTCCTAATACGCCGATTACTTCTCCTTCATTCATAATGGGGAAGGAAAGGGTAATGCAATACTTTTTTGTAACAGCAGAAATGTATGGTTCTGATACATACTCTTTGCCGGACATCGCTTCTATAAACCAAGGGCGCATTTT encodes the following:
- a CDS encoding 3-hydroxybutyrate dehydrogenase, translating into MKGKTLFITGSAQGIGFSIAKAFLEAGANVVISDIHQEKLDEALKKLPHHASSVVCDVTSEEQIKRAIDLTVEKYGSVDILINNAGIQHVAFIEDFPTEKFELMIKIMLTAPFLTMKYTIPHMKKNGFGRIINIASINGLIGFAGKSAYNAAKHGVIGLTKVAALETASYPITVNALCPGYVDTELVRGQFEDLAKTRNIPVENVLEEVLYPLVPQKRLISPQEIASLAFFLASDAAKGITGQSIVLDAGYTAQ
- a CDS encoding 2OG-Fe(II) oxygenase; the protein is MTTFIADTLSKEQNLFNFTGNKIKTEDKKIDVLVKYEQPLVVVLDSVLDAEECDRLIELSKNRLERSKISADKIVSDIRTSSGAFLTDVNDEIIKRVEKRVASIVGIPVEHAEGLHVINYKPGQEYKEHFDYFAETSRAASNNRICTFVLYLSDVEDGGETYFPKLGLKVFPKKGMAVYFEYFYNDQMLNELTLHGGAPVVTGEKWIATLWFRRKKLI
- a CDS encoding ABC-F family ATP-binding cassette domain-containing protein → MIQVSNVGLRYGDRKLFEDVHIKFTPGNCYGLIGANGAGKSTFLKILSGEIEPQEGQVIVGKDQRIAVLKQNHFEYDEYTVLETVIMGHKRLYDVMKEKDAIYMKEDFTDEDGMRAAELEAEFAELNGWEAESEAATLLHGLGITDDKHYMKMADLEGSDKVKVLLAQALFGKPDILLLDEPTNHLDLKAIRWLEEFLINFENTVIVVSHDRHFLNKVCTHIADLDYGKIQIYVGNYDFWYESSQLALKMAQEQNKKKEEKIKELQEFIARFSANASKSKQATSRKKMLEKIQLEDIKPSSRKYPYINFKMNREIGNDCLSVDGLTAIQDDNVLLKDIRFIMNRDDKIVLLGNPLAKSALLDILMEERQADGGTFKWGVTTSRAYFPMDNSKYFEGEEKTLVDWLRQFSPEDQTETFLRGFLGRMLFSGEEVKKSPSVLSGGEKVRCMLAKMMLSGANVLLLDEPTNHLDLESIQALNNGLIAFKGAMIFTSHDHQFIQTIANRVIEIQEDGSIIDKQCTYDEFLEWKEAQGLL
- a CDS encoding GntP family permease, yielding MVIGFIGLLGSLALMIYLTMRGVNLLIAAPFAAFIAAIFSGITIFPQLASEGSPDFITSYMGGFTGLIGSWWLMFLAGAIFGKVMEDSGAADSVSKWIIEKIGAKHAILAVIVACAVLTYGGVSLFIVAFSVFPMALSLFKAANLPRRFIPATLALGSVTFTMTSAGSPEIQNWIPIQYLGTTPYAGWEVSLIVAIFMAVAGYFWLKWMIHRAIARGETFVEKLSDQIDQTVHRPLPSPLLSLLPLVVVLGFSFIFHDSLGTSALIIALLGGIITTYLISFKYMQNREKAIADGAMGAMIAIANTAAVVGYGGVVKQTEAFLTTVDYMTNIPGNPLIGGAIAVAVLAGLTGSSSGGQSIALPLIAPHYLDMGVQPEQLHRVVAIASGSLDTLPHSGYVVTTITAIAKETHKEAYPAMGALTVIIPLLGTILAIILFTLGL